Proteins found in one Miscanthus floridulus cultivar M001 chromosome 4, ASM1932011v1, whole genome shotgun sequence genomic segment:
- the LOC136551579 gene encoding uncharacterized protein, with protein MESSIAATTATSVVVRTCVPAAVFLPSFSSSSFISPAPRNGQAFRCRCSSSSSSATKQDWVSTLSSAVLYTLDDAPLFSMPEVIQWESGMSMNAIAAAQGIQIRRRFRARYPSEGTGADRAIPRHILEQIIWDKEVEVIQRKARTPLSDVNAAAELAPPPRDFLRALRGACHRNGGVPALIAEVKKASPSKGLLRDHFDPVEIAHAYEKNGAACLSILTDEKHFQGSFENLETVRNSGVNRPLLCKEFVIDVWQIYYARSKGADAILLMAAVLPNIDITYFVRICKSLGMTALVEVHNERELDRVLKIDGVELIGINNRSLGTFEVDTANTNMLLEKRGDIIKKKRIQVVSESGLFTPDDVAYVQNAGVFAFW; from the exons ATGGAGTCCTCCATCGCCGCTACTACCGCCACATCGGTCGTCGTCAGGACATGTGTTCCGGCCGCCGTCTTCTTGCCATCATTCTCCTCCTCGTCCTTTATTAGTCCCGCCCCACGCAACGGTCAAGCCTTCCGCTGcaggtgcagcagcagcagcagcagcgccaccAAGCAGGACTGGGTGTCAACGTTGTCGTCGGCGGTGTTGTACACGCTGGACGACGCGCCGCTGTTCAGCATGCCGGAGGTGATCCAGTGGGAGAGCGGCATGTCCATGAACGCCATCGCGGCCGCGCAGGGCATCCAGATCCGGCGCCGGTTCCGCGCCAGGTACCCCTCCGAGGGCACGGGCGCCGACCGCGCCATCCCGCGCCACATCCTCGAGCAGATCATCTGggacaaggaggtggaggtgatccaGAGGAAGGCTCGGACGCCGCTCAGCGACGTGAACGCGGCCGCGGAGCTCGCGCCGCCACCGAGGGACTTTCTCCGGGCGCTGCGCGGGGCATGCCACCGTAACGGCGGCGTCCCCGCGCTCATCGCCGAGGTCAAGAAGGCGTCGCCCAGCAAGGGCCTGCTCAGGGACCACTTCGATCCG GTGGAGATCGCGCATGCCTACGAGAAGAACGGCGCGGCCTGCCTGAGCATCCTCACCGACGAGAAGCACTTTCAAGGGAGCTTTGAGAACCTGGAGACCGTCCGCAACTCTGGTGTGAAT CGCCCTCTGCTGTGCAAGGAGTTCGTCATCGACGTCTGGCAAATCTACTACGCGCGTTCTAAAGGCGCCGACGCGATCCTCCTGATGGCGGCCGTGCTTCCGAACATAGACATCACCTACTTTGTTCGCATTTGCAAGAGTCTTGGAATGACAGCTCTTGTTGAG GTTCATAATGAGAGGGAGTTGGATCGCGTCCTCAAGATAGATGGTGTTGAGCTTATCGGCATCAACAACCGCAGTCTAG GGACATTCGAAGTCGATACTGCCAACACAAACATGTTGTTGGAGAAACGTGGTGACATCATCAAGAAGAAGCGAATACAG GTTGTGAGCGAGTCTGGGCTGTTCACTCCTGATGACGTGGCATATGTGCAGAATGCTGGCGTTTTCGCG TTTTGGTAG
- the LOC136551580 gene encoding uncharacterized protein isoform X1, which produces MRLVPQSPQTLQRPLVRPPSPPAPIQIRYDAMAPGGTTPSAPCPTEANQSCSHACCALDCHCRVTVRATRAGANTGVRLRRIQLLHRMREVLFNPSRSLVVSDPQPSLRRHLDESGWWHNDHSRKGTPSIISLHQCLLDRGMR; this is translated from the exons ATGCGATTGGTTCCCCAATCTCCGCAGACGCTCCAACGCCCTCTGGTCCGGCCGCCAAGCCCGCCCGCCCCAATCCAGATCAGGTACGACGCCATGGCTCCTGGTGGCACGACGCCGTCGGCCCcttgcccgacagaag CAAATCAGAGCTGCTCCCACGCGTGCTGCGCTTTGGACTGCCACTGCCGGGTCACTGTAAGGGCAACAAGGGCAGGCGCAAACACGGGTGTGAGGTTGCGGCGAATACAGCTGCTACACCGCATGAGAGAG GTGCTCTTCAATCCTTCAAGAAGTCTGGTGGTCAGCGATCCCCAACCATCTTTAAG AAGGCACCTGGATGAAAGTGGATGGTGGCATAACGATCATTCAAGGAAGGGCACACCTAGCATCATATCACTGCATCAGTGCCTACTTGATCGAGGTATGAGATGA
- the LOC136551580 gene encoding uncharacterized protein isoform X2, with product MRLVPQSPQTLQRPLVRPPSPPAPIQIRYDAMAPGGTTPSAPCPTEANQSCSHACCALDCHCRVTVRATRAGANTGVRLRRIQLLHRMREVLFNPSRSLVVSDPQPSLS from the exons ATGCGATTGGTTCCCCAATCTCCGCAGACGCTCCAACGCCCTCTGGTCCGGCCGCCAAGCCCGCCCGCCCCAATCCAGATCAGGTACGACGCCATGGCTCCTGGTGGCACGACGCCGTCGGCCCcttgcccgacagaag CAAATCAGAGCTGCTCCCACGCGTGCTGCGCTTTGGACTGCCACTGCCGGGTCACTGTAAGGGCAACAAGGGCAGGCGCAAACACGGGTGTGAGGTTGCGGCGAATACAGCTGCTACACCGCATGAGAGAG GTGCTCTTCAATCCTTCAAGAAGTCTGGTGGTCAGCGATCCCCAACCATCTTTAAG CTAA